A stretch of Fundicoccus culcitae DNA encodes these proteins:
- a CDS encoding CopY/TcrY family copper transport repressor, translating to MTAIVSNPHITEAEWEVMRVVWANTQVVSKDVISILEDKMNWKQATTKTLLGRLVEKGVLNPELEGRKFVYTANIKEKDAVRSFTNDIFDRICRKNVGNVLASIIEDHPLSFDDIQRLEEMLEKKKTFAVEKVDCQCVEGQCDCNLHHH from the coding sequence ATGACAGCAATAGTGTCAAATCCCCATATAACAGAAGCAGAATGGGAAGTAATGCGTGTCGTCTGGGCGAATACACAGGTGGTTAGTAAAGATGTCATTTCTATCTTGGAAGACAAAATGAACTGGAAACAAGCCACTACCAAAACATTATTAGGTCGTTTGGTGGAAAAAGGTGTGCTGAATCCAGAACTAGAAGGTAGAAAATTTGTTTATACCGCAAATATTAAAGAGAAAGATGCTGTAAGGAGTTTTACAAATGATATTTTCGATCGTATCTGCCGAAAAAATGTCGGAAATGTATTAGCGAGCATTATCGAAGATCATCCTTTAAGTTTCGATGATATTCAACGGTTAGAAGAAATGTTAGAGAAGAAAAAGACTTTCGCAGTAGAAAAGGTTGATTGTCAGTGCGTAGAAGGTCAATGCGATTGTAATTTACATCACCATTAA
- the tcrZ gene encoding copper chaperone TcrZ, protein MKKEVLLDGVKCAGCANTVQEKFSAIEGVESVEVDLATKKAVLESQTEIDTETLNAALAETNYSVLSA, encoded by the coding sequence ATGAAAAAAGAAGTCTTATTAGATGGCGTAAAATGTGCAGGTTGTGCGAACACGGTACAAGAAAAATTTTCAGCTATTGAAGGGGTTGAATCTGTAGAGGTTGATTTAGCGACTAAAAAAGCAGTACTTGAAAGTCAAACAGAGATTGATACCGAAACGCTCAATGCTGCTTTAGCAGAAACTAACTATTCAGTATTAAGTGCATAA
- a CDS encoding heavy metal translocating P-type ATPase — translation MRNNKKHSSHSHHNHGDMDHSKHDHNEMEHHGGHHDHHAGHDHSGHGGHDHHHHGDFKEIFLKSLPMGIIIMILSPMMGISLPFQFTFQYSDILVVLLSTILYIYGGKPFYMGAIDEFKEKAPGMMALVTLGISVSYFYSVYAVIARYVTGEHVMDFFFEFSSLILIMLLGHWIEMKAVGEAGDAQKALAELVPKDAHVVLEDDSIETRPVADLQVGDLIRVQAGENVPADGTIQRGESRVNEALLTGESKPIEKNPGDEVIGGSTNGDGVLYVEIQQTGDKSFISQVQTLISQAQSQPSRAENLAQKVAGWLFYIAVIVALIALVIWMIIADVSTAVIFTVTTLVIACPHALGLAIPLVTARSTSLGASRGLLVKDREALELTTNADVMVLDKTGTLTTGEFKVLDVELFNDKYTKDEIVALLAGIEGGSSHPIAQSIISYAEQQGIRPVSFDSIDVISGAGVEGQANGHRYQLISQKAYGRNLDMDIPKGATLSVLVENDEAIGAVALGDELKPTSKELIQALKKNNIQPIMATGDNEKAAQGAAEILGIDYLANQSPQDKYELVEKLKAEEKKVIMVGDGVNDAPSLALADVGIAVGAGTQVALDSADVILTQSDPGDIESFIELAQKTTRKMKENLVWGAGYNFIAIPIAAGILAPIGITLSPAVGAVLMSLSTVIVAINAMTLKLEPK, via the coding sequence ATGAGGAATAACAAAAAACATTCGTCACATAGTCATCATAATCACGGCGACATGGATCACTCAAAACACGACCATAATGAAATGGAACATCACGGGGGGCATCACGATCATCATGCTGGTCATGACCACAGTGGGCATGGCGGGCACGATCATCACCACCATGGAGATTTCAAGGAAATATTTTTAAAATCATTGCCTATGGGAATTATCATTATGATTTTATCGCCTATGATGGGGATTTCGTTACCATTTCAGTTTACATTTCAGTATTCTGATATATTGGTGGTTCTTCTCTCTACGATTTTGTACATTTATGGAGGTAAACCTTTCTATATGGGGGCAATAGATGAGTTTAAAGAAAAAGCTCCTGGAATGATGGCTCTTGTCACTCTTGGTATCTCTGTATCCTACTTTTACAGTGTTTATGCAGTCATTGCTAGATATGTGACTGGTGAACATGTGATGGACTTTTTCTTTGAATTTTCTTCATTAATATTAATCATGTTGTTAGGTCACTGGATTGAGATGAAAGCTGTTGGAGAAGCAGGAGATGCACAAAAGGCATTGGCTGAGTTGGTGCCGAAAGATGCTCATGTTGTATTGGAAGACGATTCAATTGAAACACGTCCAGTTGCTGACTTGCAAGTAGGTGATTTGATTCGTGTTCAAGCCGGAGAAAATGTTCCGGCAGATGGAACCATTCAGCGCGGCGAATCACGTGTTAACGAAGCACTTTTGACTGGGGAATCGAAACCAATTGAAAAAAATCCCGGAGATGAAGTTATCGGTGGATCAACCAATGGTGACGGAGTCCTCTATGTAGAAATACAACAAACGGGCGATAAGTCCTTCATATCTCAGGTTCAGACATTAATCAGTCAAGCTCAAAGCCAACCATCTCGGGCAGAAAATCTTGCACAAAAAGTTGCAGGATGGCTCTTTTATATTGCGGTTATTGTAGCGCTTATTGCCCTTGTTATATGGATGATTATCGCTGATGTATCAACGGCAGTTATTTTTACAGTCACCACATTAGTTATTGCTTGTCCGCATGCGCTGGGTCTGGCTATTCCATTGGTTACCGCACGTAGTACCAGCTTAGGGGCCAGTCGGGGATTATTAGTGAAAGACCGCGAAGCTTTGGAGTTGACTACAAATGCAGATGTTATGGTTTTAGATAAAACGGGAACTTTAACGACTGGTGAGTTTAAAGTACTAGATGTTGAACTCTTTAATGATAAATATACGAAAGATGAAATTGTTGCGTTATTGGCAGGTATCGAAGGCGGATCTAGTCATCCTATCGCTCAGTCAATTATCAGTTACGCAGAACAGCAAGGTATACGTCCAGTAAGTTTTGATTCGATTGATGTTATTTCCGGCGCTGGTGTAGAAGGTCAAGCTAACGGACATCGTTATCAATTAATCAGTCAAAAAGCATACGGACGTAATCTAGATATGGATATTCCAAAAGGAGCAACCCTCAGTGTCTTAGTAGAAAACGACGAAGCAATCGGTGCTGTAGCTTTAGGGGATGAATTAAAACCAACAAGTAAAGAATTAATACAAGCCCTTAAAAAGAACAACATTCAACCCATTATGGCTACGGGTGACAATGAAAAAGCGGCTCAAGGAGCGGCAGAAATTTTAGGTATTGATTATTTGGCTAATCAATCTCCTCAAGATAAATATGAATTAGTTGAAAAACTTAAAGCAGAAGAAAAGAAAGTTATCATGGTCGGTGATGGGGTCAACGACGCACCTTCTCTTGCATTAGCAGACGTTGGTATAGCTGTTGGTGCGGGAACTCAAGTAGCATTGGATTCAGCCGATGTCATCTTGACACAGTCAGACCCGGGCGACATTGAATCCTTTATCGAGTTGGCTCAGAAGACCACACGTAAGATGAAAGAAAATCTTGTTTGGGGAGCAGGGTATAACTTTATCGCAATCCCAATAGCTGCAGGAATCTTAGCACCAATCGGCATAACATTAAGCCCAGCAGTCGGTGCCGTCTTGATGTCACTTTCGACTGTAATTGTTGCCATCAATGCTATGACATTGAAATTAGAGCCAAAATAA
- a CDS encoding adenylate kinase — protein sequence MRLVLLGLPGAGKGTQAKRIAEEYHLTAISTGEMLREATKVKDTFGLRVQEYMNKGELVPDEWINSLVKSRLQAKDVENGFVLDGYPRTLQQAKVLEAYLQSQNQNLDAVFFLDVSQDTLRHRLAQRGNLRSKEKQGNSQIEAKREKIRLDDKPEVIENRLHINKELMESLIHFYKEQNLLYVINGEGDFDNVFDNINEGLLSVNT from the coding sequence ATGAGGCTGGTCCTTTTAGGGTTACCTGGTGCTGGGAAAGGCACCCAAGCTAAAAGAATCGCAGAGGAGTACCACCTGACGGCTATTTCAACTGGTGAAATGTTACGAGAAGCAACCAAGGTGAAAGATACATTCGGACTCAGAGTGCAAGAATATATGAATAAAGGAGAGCTAGTTCCAGATGAGTGGATAAACTCATTGGTTAAGAGTCGCTTACAAGCAAAAGATGTTGAAAATGGCTTTGTTCTGGATGGTTACCCACGTACCCTACAGCAAGCAAAAGTGCTCGAAGCTTACCTACAAAGTCAAAATCAGAATTTAGACGCTGTTTTCTTTTTAGATGTAAGTCAGGATACGTTAAGACATCGGTTAGCGCAACGAGGGAATCTTCGTTCAAAAGAAAAACAAGGAAATTCCCAAATCGAAGCAAAAAGGGAAAAAATTCGACTGGATGACAAACCAGAAGTGATTGAAAATAGGCTACACATTAATAAGGAATTAATGGAATCACTTATTCACTTCTACAAGGAGCAAAATCTGCTTTACGTTATCAATGGTGAAGGGGATTTTGACAATGTGTTTGACAATATAAATGAGGGTTTATTGTCTGTAAACACATAA
- the lgt gene encoding prolipoprotein diacylglyceryl transferase, producing MNVLLSVIDPVAISIGPIKIYWYGIIIALAMLIGISLATKEAQKLGLEEDTMVDMALWAIPIGFIGARLYYVLFKWNYYIQNPSEIIAIWNGGIAIYGGLIAGGLAVYWFARRKKMTLTLLLDILAPSVLLAQSIGRWGNFINQEAHGGAVSRQFLETLYLPEFIIEQMNINGTYYHPTFLYESLWSLLGFILLIILRNQKGLLRRGEVALSYVIWYSFGRFFIEGMRTDSLWIGDIMRVSQMLSLVLFISAIILLVYRRRDYPSKPFYSESLKLSKK from the coding sequence ATGAATGTTTTACTTAGTGTAATCGATCCAGTTGCTATTTCAATTGGCCCGATAAAAATTTATTGGTACGGAATTATTATTGCTCTAGCGATGCTGATCGGCATTTCATTAGCTACAAAGGAAGCTCAAAAACTGGGACTTGAAGAAGATACCATGGTAGATATGGCATTATGGGCCATACCAATTGGCTTTATCGGTGCCCGACTTTATTACGTTTTATTCAAATGGAACTACTATATACAGAATCCGAGTGAAATCATCGCAATCTGGAATGGTGGAATTGCCATTTATGGGGGGCTAATTGCGGGTGGTCTCGCAGTATACTGGTTTGCAAGAAGAAAGAAAATGACGCTAACTCTTTTACTAGACATACTGGCACCTAGTGTCCTCCTAGCTCAATCGATTGGTCGCTGGGGAAATTTTATCAATCAAGAGGCCCACGGTGGAGCAGTGAGTCGCCAATTTTTAGAAACTCTTTATTTACCAGAGTTTATTATTGAACAGATGAACATAAATGGTACCTATTACCACCCGACATTTTTGTATGAATCGTTATGGAGTTTATTAGGTTTTATCCTTCTTATTATCCTAAGGAATCAGAAAGGCCTATTACGTCGAGGAGAAGTTGCCCTCAGCTATGTCATTTGGTATTCATTTGGACGTTTTTTTATAGAAGGTATGCGCACCGATAGTTTATGGATTGGGGATATTATGCGAGTTTCACAAATGCTATCGCTCGTGCTGTTTATTAGCGCAATCATTCTTTTGGTTTATCGTAGGAGAGATTACCCATCAAAACCCTTTTACTCAGAAAGCTTAAAACTGTCTAAAAAGTAA
- a CDS encoding SHOCT domain-containing protein, whose product MSHCFNWLNQLGISSFLLKGLFWIGLVIVAVYLIGRWLSSFTYSDYRETPLEILQKEFARGNITEEEYLIRKKYL is encoded by the coding sequence TTGAGTCATTGTTTTAATTGGTTGAATCAACTTGGGATTAGTTCATTTCTATTAAAAGGGCTATTTTGGATAGGGCTGGTTATTGTGGCTGTCTATTTGATTGGTCGATGGTTGTCTAGCTTTACTTATTCAGATTATCGCGAAACACCGTTAGAAATCCTTCAAAAAGAGTTCGCTAGAGGCAATATAACAGAAGAAGAATATTTAATAAGAAAAAAATATCTTTAG
- a CDS encoding NusG domain II-containing protein translates to MIKKALKTKKRKGGIVIKNLLKMMKPFDIIIIFLLVALSFSPMAIYSVQNSQNEGDKIYAVISIDGEEVDRFLLTGNEEHKLITYYPAPGQYNII, encoded by the coding sequence GTGATTAAAAAAGCGCTGAAAACTAAAAAAAGAAAAGGGGGGATTGTAATCAAAAATTTGTTAAAAATGATGAAGCCCTTTGATATTATTATTATTTTTCTGTTGGTGGCTCTTTCTTTTAGTCCGATGGCTATCTATTCTGTTCAGAATTCTCAAAATGAAGGCGATAAGATATACGCAGTTATATCGATCGATGGCGAAGAAGTCGATCGTTTCCTTTTAACAGGAAACGAAGAACATAAACTGATCACTTATTACCCTGCTCCTGGTCAATATAACATCATCTAA
- a CDS encoding aldo/keto reductase, producing MKTVKIAGRNVLAIGFGTWHMGDHAKSKEQEIQAIRTGIEAGIQVIDTAEMYGSGRSEMLVGEAIKPYRREDLFLISKVLPSNASKRQLSKSLDASLKRLGTDYLDQYLLHWRGSVPLSETVEALEEQKQKGKIKSWGVSNLDTDEIEEILALEQGAQCQSNQLLYNIGERGIEFDLLPFMRQHNIPLIAYSPVAQGDSFGAGFTKQKVIIAMAQKYQSDVYQLALAWCIRDGNTIAIPQSSNPDHVRSNVQAATIELTQEDLERIDQLYPKPSRKEHLAMI from the coding sequence ATGAAAACTGTAAAAATTGCTGGAAGAAATGTATTAGCTATAGGATTTGGAACTTGGCATATGGGTGATCATGCGAAATCAAAAGAGCAAGAGATTCAAGCGATTCGAACGGGAATTGAAGCTGGCATCCAAGTGATTGATACGGCAGAGATGTATGGAAGCGGAAGGTCTGAGATGTTAGTAGGAGAAGCGATAAAGCCTTACAGGCGTGAAGACTTATTCCTAATATCTAAAGTACTACCATCCAATGCATCCAAACGGCAATTATCAAAAAGCTTAGATGCGAGTTTAAAACGCTTAGGGACAGATTACTTAGACCAGTACTTGTTGCATTGGCGTGGCAGTGTGCCATTAAGTGAAACCGTTGAAGCCTTAGAAGAACAAAAACAAAAAGGAAAAATTAAATCTTGGGGTGTGTCCAACTTGGATACCGATGAAATTGAAGAGATTTTAGCCTTGGAACAAGGCGCACAGTGCCAGTCTAACCAACTTTTGTATAACATTGGAGAGCGTGGCATTGAGTTCGACCTACTCCCCTTCATGCGGCAGCATAATATACCACTAATTGCCTATTCACCAGTTGCACAAGGAGATAGTTTTGGGGCAGGTTTTACGAAACAAAAAGTAATCATTGCTATGGCACAAAAGTATCAAAGCGATGTTTATCAACTTGCATTAGCCTGGTGTATTCGCGATGGGAATACGATTGCGATTCCTCAATCATCTAATCCAGATCATGTACGTTCTAATGTTCAAGCAGCAACAATTGAGCTAACGCAAGAAGACTTAGAACGCATTGACCAATTGTATCCAAAACCATCTAGAAAAGAACATTTAGCAATGATTTAA
- a CDS encoding YebC/PmpR family DNA-binding transcriptional regulator — protein sequence MAGHSKWKNIQGRKNAQDSKRGKIFQKLSREIYMAAKQGGDPEMNPALRLALDKAKSANMPNDNVQRAIKRATEAGAGENYDEVTYEGYGPNGVAVLVQTLTDNRNRTGSNIRTAFTHNGGTLAERGSVAFQFERKGYIAIERQNLDVDEDTMLMAVLEAGGDELITSDEAFEIFTAPADFIDVRDELEQTYPLAQAELTMTPTVTIDLDAENLATFEKMIDALEDDDDVTDVIHNANY from the coding sequence ATGGCAGGCCATTCAAAATGGAAAAATATACAAGGACGTAAAAACGCACAAGATTCAAAGCGCGGAAAGATTTTTCAGAAATTATCGCGTGAAATTTATATGGCGGCAAAACAGGGCGGGGACCCTGAAATGAATCCCGCCCTACGCTTGGCTTTGGATAAAGCCAAGTCGGCCAATATGCCCAATGACAATGTCCAACGGGCGATCAAACGGGCAACTGAAGCTGGAGCGGGCGAAAACTATGATGAGGTAACGTACGAAGGCTACGGTCCCAATGGCGTGGCTGTTTTAGTTCAAACGCTGACGGATAACCGTAATCGCACCGGCAGTAATATCCGCACAGCCTTCACCCACAACGGTGGCACGCTGGCTGAACGCGGCTCGGTCGCTTTCCAATTTGAGCGTAAAGGCTACATCGCCATTGAACGCCAAAACCTAGACGTCGATGAAGATACCATGTTAATGGCTGTCTTAGAAGCGGGCGGGGATGAACTGATAACCTCAGACGAGGCGTTTGAAATTTTTACAGCACCCGCAGATTTTATTGATGTCCGCGACGAGCTTGAGCAAACCTACCCCCTTGCGCAAGCCGAATTGACCATGACCCCGACCGTCACCATTGATTTAGATGCCGAAAACCTGGCAACCTTCGAGAAAATGATCGACGCCCTCGAAGACGATGACGACGTCACAGACGTCATCCATAATGCCAATTATTAA
- a CDS encoding L,D-transpeptidase family protein, whose amino-acid sequence MKRFWKTLLVIALFLGIGYTVGDQFYSQRFARNTTFANVDISHLTVEAANGKITQEIMSNTLTLTEDGTPLATIQLADLEPQINIFDQLDSLLQEQNQTSWVTGLVTAIELDGFNAGNLDINPQTVSQAIDDALQLTSQERQVPQNAYIAYSQDTGYYIEPEQTGTQIDEEKLRYLVLEAFQGGETTVEVSDAYRQAEITATNENLQAEWNQIQAYNDLQITLLIAGYEEVITPERILSWLYLDENNQVTFDETMIFDYLGTLNDQYATYDDYRYFNSTLQGQVQLVPGTLGWSIDREAETQAILSDLDAAVPVVREPAIVGVGYNGTLDDIGTSYIEVDILNQTMFVYIDGVQVLATPVVTGQIGTNTIPGAYAIWNLESPSALVGYNPRTERDYVQPVDYWLAFDDTGQGIHDANWQPSFGGDAYLTNGSLGCVNTPPDIMPLVFDYAYPGMPVIVFE is encoded by the coding sequence ATGAAGAGATTTTGGAAGACACTACTAGTAATCGCACTATTTCTAGGTATTGGTTATACGGTTGGCGACCAATTCTACTCCCAACGATTTGCTAGAAATACCACCTTTGCCAACGTTGATATTAGCCATTTAACTGTGGAAGCAGCTAATGGAAAAATAACCCAAGAAATAATGAGTAACACCCTTACCTTAACGGAAGATGGAACGCCACTAGCAACTATTCAATTAGCAGACTTAGAGCCGCAAATCAACATCTTCGACCAACTTGATTCTCTTCTTCAAGAACAGAATCAAACCTCTTGGGTGACGGGACTAGTAACGGCGATTGAACTTGATGGCTTTAATGCAGGCAATTTAGATATCAATCCCCAAACAGTGAGCCAAGCAATTGATGATGCGCTCCAACTTACAAGCCAAGAGCGCCAAGTACCACAAAATGCCTACATAGCTTACTCCCAAGACACAGGTTATTACATAGAACCCGAGCAAACGGGGACGCAAATTGATGAAGAGAAGCTGAGATATTTAGTTTTAGAGGCTTTTCAAGGAGGGGAAACGACCGTTGAAGTGAGCGACGCTTATCGCCAAGCTGAAATCACCGCAACCAATGAAAACTTACAAGCCGAATGGAATCAAATCCAAGCCTATAACGACCTTCAAATCACACTGTTGATTGCCGGATATGAAGAAGTCATCACGCCGGAACGCATCTTAAGCTGGCTTTACCTAGATGAAAATAATCAAGTGACCTTTGATGAAACCATGATTTTTGATTATCTAGGCACACTCAACGACCAATACGCCACCTACGACGACTACCGTTACTTTAACAGTACCTTACAAGGACAAGTCCAACTTGTTCCAGGCACCTTGGGTTGGTCAATTGATCGTGAAGCGGAGACCCAAGCGATTCTCTCAGACTTAGATGCTGCTGTCCCTGTCGTCCGTGAACCGGCGATTGTGGGTGTTGGCTACAACGGCACCTTAGATGACATTGGCACAAGTTACATCGAAGTGGATATCTTAAACCAAACCATGTTCGTCTACATTGACGGCGTTCAAGTCCTTGCGACCCCCGTCGTGACCGGACAAATCGGCACAAATACCATTCCAGGCGCCTACGCCATCTGGAACCTAGAATCGCCCTCAGCCCTCGTTGGCTACAATCCGCGCACCGAACGTGATTACGTGCAGCCCGTTGACTATTGGCTGGCCTTTGACGATACCGGCCAAGGCATCCATGATGCGAACTGGCAGCCCTCCTTTGGTGGCGACGCCTACCTTACCAACGGCTCCCTCGGCTGCGTCAACACGCCGCCCGACATCATGCCCCTCGTCTTTGACTACGCCTACCCCGGCATGCCCGTGATCGTTTTTGAATAA
- a CDS encoding hexameric tyrosine-coordinated heme protein, with translation MTEEWLPTLKTDTPQEGYELAMKLARKAVGLTQPDPEIRKMLRPTYANNADSLTFASQVVAIHFQTVAAANNYWN, from the coding sequence ATGACCGAAGAATGGTTACCAACCCTTAAGACAGACACCCCTCAAGAAGGCTACGAACTAGCCATGAAACTAGCGCGCAAAGCTGTTGGTCTCACGCAACCCGATCCCGAAATTCGCAAAATGTTGCGCCCAACCTATGCCAACAATGCCGATAGCCTAACCTTTGCCTCCCAAGTTGTCGCCATCCATTTCCAAACCGTCGCAGCCGCTAATAACTATTGGAACTAA
- a CDS encoding ammonium transporter family protein: protein MAEGFILFCVVIMWPMLFSVPVLYGRYAAKVGDTLLMTTVALFVAFLAWVILGYYLTFAPSVSVEGYGQYLTQLQAGDSRLILAVVLQACFFLYAVGMFVGTLMHRVEWPFFILFVPLWLLLVYVPIARLLWNPQGFLHQAGALDFSGGLVVHVSAGFTSLLLACYYNDKESEIRIQRSGAQTLSIHYLATILISFGWFGFNLGPIDNLDKQLGLVLINTILAIIGGSAGFLLYRRRTVTIDDLMSGMIVGLVTSTALVGYVRPLEMLVVTVVSGLVVCFLMERLQLNDPVDSFVMNGVGGLVGALGSILLVNPALTPDGQAGVFISGVGLKGFPLYQGIAIVLTILISLIGTYLALIVTDDYLRERRSE, encoded by the coding sequence GTGGCAGAGGGATTTATTTTGTTTTGTGTGGTTATTATGTGGCCGATGTTGTTTAGTGTGCCGGTTTTGTATGGGCGGTATGCGGCGAAAGTGGGGGATACGCTTTTGATGACGACGGTGGCTTTGTTTGTTGCTTTTTTGGCGTGGGTGATTTTGGGTTATTATTTGACGTTTGCGCCGTCGGTATCGGTTGAGGGTTATGGGCAGTATTTGACTCAATTGCAAGCGGGGGATAGTCGTTTAATTTTAGCGGTGGTTCTACAAGCTTGTTTTTTCCTTTATGCGGTTGGGATGTTTGTGGGCACCTTGATGCATCGGGTGGAATGGCCATTTTTTATCTTATTCGTGCCTTTATGGTTGCTATTGGTTTATGTGCCGATTGCGCGTTTGCTGTGGAATCCGCAAGGTTTCTTACACCAAGCAGGCGCCCTTGATTTTTCTGGGGGCTTGGTCGTGCACGTGTCGGCAGGCTTTACCAGTCTGTTGCTTGCGTGCTATTATAATGATAAGGAATCGGAAATCCGCATCCAACGAAGCGGTGCACAGACGTTATCTATCCATTATTTGGCAACCATCTTAATCAGTTTTGGTTGGTTTGGCTTCAATTTAGGGCCGATTGATAATTTAGACAAACAATTAGGTCTCGTTTTAATCAATACCATTTTAGCCATCATTGGTGGCTCAGCAGGTTTCCTCTTATATCGAAGACGGACGGTGACTATCGATGATCTTATGTCTGGAATGATTGTGGGCTTGGTTACTTCTACGGCTTTGGTGGGCTATGTGCGGCCATTGGAGATGCTGGTTGTCACGGTCGTGAGCGGACTGGTAGTTTGTTTTCTAATGGAGCGTCTGCAACTAAATGATCCGGTGGACTCCTTCGTGATGAATGGGGTTGGAGGATTAGTCGGCGCGCTCGGGAGTATTTTGTTGGTGAATCCAGCACTGACACCCGACGGACAGGCAGGGGTATTTATTAGTGGGGTTGGTTTGAAGGGTTTTCCTTTGTATCAAGGCATTGCGATTGTATTAACCATTCTGATTAGTTTAATCGGGACGTATTTAGCTTTAATTGTGACCGACGATTATTTAAGAGAAAGAAGGAGTGAATGA
- a CDS encoding NAD(P)/FAD-dependent oxidoreductase, with protein sequence MERSSLITILGAGAAGIGVAVALKRLGMDQFQVIDKGKIGQSFRHWNKYTRFITPSFNTSGFGFPDLNAITPNTSPGMSAGKEHLSGPEYASYLEEVAAYFDVTVHTQEEIIGIQKTDEGFKLWSKDNQYYSKYLILAVGDLSFPNTRNLKGAEHGVLYADLGDYSRLGEASEYAIIGGNESGFDAAIQLAKQGKRSVMYARHASLDSESSDPSLGLSLYTRERYHAVKDRIRIVRGVRMNEILVTDEGFQLVSEQGERYATQAAPIVATGFAATQSPLINNLFEVEGNRAVLTGLDESTLHSNLFMVGPQVEHGQVVLCFIYKFRQRFAVIIDEIASREGLELRESAIQDYLDNQMYLTDLDSCGTDCVC encoded by the coding sequence ATGGAGCGTTCTTCATTAATAACGATTTTGGGGGCTGGCGCTGCAGGGATTGGTGTGGCGGTTGCTTTGAAGCGGTTAGGCATGGATCAGTTTCAGGTTATTGACAAGGGCAAGATTGGACAATCTTTTCGTCATTGGAATAAATACACCCGCTTTATTACGCCGTCTTTTAATACGTCCGGGTTTGGTTTTCCGGACTTAAATGCGATTACGCCGAATACGTCGCCGGGGATGTCTGCGGGAAAAGAGCATCTTTCGGGTCCAGAGTATGCCAGCTATTTGGAGGAGGTGGCCGCTTATTTTGATGTTACGGTCCACACACAAGAGGAAATCATTGGCATTCAAAAGACGGATGAGGGGTTTAAATTATGGAGTAAAGATAATCAATATTATTCCAAATATCTCATTTTGGCGGTGGGCGATTTAAGTTTTCCCAACACCCGCAATTTAAAAGGGGCGGAGCATGGGGTTTTATATGCGGACTTAGGTGATTATAGTCGTTTAGGGGAAGCTTCGGAGTATGCGATTATCGGTGGCAATGAATCAGGTTTTGATGCGGCGATTCAGCTTGCTAAACAGGGCAAGCGGTCGGTGATGTATGCGCGTCATGCGAGTCTGGATTCTGAATCGTCTGACCCTAGCTTGGGTCTGTCGTTATATACCCGCGAAAGATATCATGCGGTTAAAGATAGGATTCGTATTGTTCGGGGGGTTCGAATGAATGAAATCCTGGTGACCGATGAGGGTTTTCAGTTGGTGAGTGAGCAGGGTGAGCGTTACGCTACGCAGGCAGCACCGATTGTAGCAACGGGTTTTGCGGCAACGCAATCTCCACTAATAAATAATTTGTTTGAAGTAGAGGGTAATCGGGCGGTGTTGACAGGTCTTGATGAATCGACGCTACATTCGAATTTGTTTATGGTGGGACCTCAAGTCGAGCATGGGCAGGTTGTCCTGTGTTTTATCTACAAGTTCCGTCAACGCTTTGCGGTCATTATTGATGAGATAGCCAGCCGGGAAGGGCTAGAACTTAGGGAGTCCGCCATTCAAGACTATTTGGATAACCAAATGTATCTGACGGATTTGGATAGCTGTGGAACTGACTGTGTCTGCTAG